Proteins co-encoded in one Vibrio aquimaris genomic window:
- the der gene encoding ribosome biogenesis GTPase Der — MVPVVALVGRPNVGKSTLFNRLTRTRDALVADFPGLTRDRKYGQAKLGEHEFIVIDTGGIDGTEEGVETKMAEQSLAAIDEADVVLFMVDGRAGLTPADIAISNHLRKIEKPSMLVVNKVDGIDVDAASADFWQLGVEQMYQIAAAHGRGVGALIDRALNPFAEKMAEEANGEIEDLTDFIDEDEEKLDYTEEEAEEEFKRLQDQPIKLAIIGRPNVGKSTLTNRILGEERVVVYDMPGTTRDSIYIPMERDDREYVLIDTAGVRRRKRINETVEKFSVVKTLKAVEDANVVLLIIDARENISDQDLSLLGFALNAGRSIVIAVNKWDGLESDVKEHVKKELDRRLGFVDFARIHFISALHGTGVGHLFESVQEAYKSATTRVGTSVLTRIMKMATEDHQPPLVRGRRVKLKYAHAGGYNPPIVVIHGNQVNELPDSYKRYLMNYYRKSLEIMGTPIRIQFQSSENPFEGKSNKMTLSQERKRKRLVGMMKNRKK, encoded by the coding sequence ATGGTACCTGTAGTTGCTCTAGTAGGGCGTCCAAACGTTGGAAAATCAACGTTGTTTAACCGACTAACTCGTACTCGCGATGCTTTGGTTGCGGATTTCCCTGGTTTAACTCGTGACCGTAAATATGGGCAAGCCAAGCTTGGTGAACACGAATTTATTGTGATTGATACTGGTGGTATCGATGGCACTGAAGAAGGCGTGGAAACTAAGATGGCTGAGCAGTCACTAGCGGCCATTGATGAAGCTGATGTAGTGCTGTTTATGGTTGATGGTAGAGCTGGTTTAACCCCGGCTGACATTGCTATTTCAAACCATTTGAGAAAAATTGAAAAGCCATCAATGCTAGTAGTTAATAAGGTCGATGGTATCGATGTTGATGCTGCTTCGGCTGATTTTTGGCAACTCGGTGTAGAACAAATGTATCAAATTGCAGCAGCTCACGGTCGTGGGGTTGGGGCTTTGATCGACCGTGCTCTAAATCCATTTGCAGAAAAAATGGCAGAGGAAGCAAACGGGGAAATAGAGGATCTTACTGACTTTATCGACGAAGATGAAGAGAAGCTGGATTACACCGAAGAAGAGGCAGAAGAAGAGTTTAAACGCCTTCAAGATCAGCCCATAAAGTTAGCGATTATTGGCCGCCCCAATGTAGGTAAGTCGACTCTAACTAACCGTATTTTGGGTGAAGAACGCGTGGTTGTTTACGATATGCCGGGAACGACTCGTGACTCGATTTATATCCCGATGGAGCGTGATGACCGTGAATACGTTTTAATTGACACGGCAGGTGTTCGCCGTCGCAAGCGTATCAATGAAACGGTGGAAAAATTCTCTGTGGTTAAAACCTTGAAAGCCGTAGAAGATGCTAACGTCGTTTTATTGATTATTGATGCGCGTGAAAATATCTCTGACCAAGACTTAAGTTTACTAGGCTTTGCGTTAAATGCTGGGCGTTCAATCGTTATCGCAGTAAACAAATGGGATGGCTTAGAATCGGATGTGAAAGAGCATGTGAAAAAAGAGCTTGATCGCCGTTTAGGTTTTGTTGATTTTGCACGTATTCATTTTATTTCTGCACTCCATGGTACGGGCGTTGGGCATTTATTCGAGTCAGTTCAAGAAGCCTACAAGTCAGCAACGACACGTGTCGGAACTTCAGTATTGACGCGTATCATGAAGATGGCAACTGAAGATCATCAGCCGCCTTTAGTTCGAGGCCGTCGAGTAAAACTTAAGTATGCCCACGCAGGCGGATACAACCCACCGATAGTTGTGATTCATGGTAACCAAGTGAATGAACTGCCTGATTCTTACAAACGTTATCTGATGAATTATTACCGTAAGTCACTCGAGATCATGGGTACGCCAATTCGCATCCAGTTTCAAAGCAGTGAAAACCCCTTCGAGGGTAAATCGAATAAGATGACATTATCCCAAGAGCGTAAACGCAAACGCCTAGTGGGTATGATGAAAAATCGCAAGAAATAG
- a CDS encoding alanyl-tRNA editing protein — protein sequence MSVTPTVIRFCHDIWNLSSAVQMIGSNENYCYVITQATPFHPVSHIWPDHPADKGWLEEYPVVDCLVGAVDSSSGELFVGTEIPVRRDQDGWSFVVVHCLEKNRVDLSIGQSVSLKVDKAYQQTLSRGHSAGHLASLALNKTLAMQGYWRKDAERKDTHGYCDFNSYAQQSSFVTPGQCHDTYRLGKTLRKRGLNSAELLDNLKDIEAAVNHQIAQWLILKADISMKCCGDTLTDSRYWQCDLGENNIAEIPCGGTHVRNLREYQQIQVTLTQVDEQNIEMLTHVTFT from the coding sequence ATGTCAGTTACACCCACAGTCATTCGCTTTTGCCATGATATTTGGAATTTGAGCTCAGCGGTTCAGATGATAGGAAGTAATGAAAACTATTGCTACGTCATAACCCAAGCAACACCTTTCCATCCAGTCAGCCATATTTGGCCTGATCACCCAGCAGACAAAGGGTGGTTAGAAGAATATCCGGTTGTTGATTGTCTTGTTGGAGCGGTTGACTCATCGAGCGGAGAATTATTTGTAGGCACTGAGATACCTGTACGACGTGACCAAGATGGCTGGAGTTTTGTTGTAGTTCATTGCTTGGAAAAGAATAGGGTGGATTTATCCATAGGTCAGTCAGTGTCGTTAAAGGTGGATAAAGCGTATCAGCAAACGCTTAGCCGCGGACATAGTGCGGGTCATCTTGCCTCTCTTGCTCTTAATAAAACTCTCGCTATGCAAGGGTATTGGCGTAAAGATGCAGAACGTAAAGATACTCATGGATATTGTGATTTTAATAGTTACGCGCAGCAATCAAGTTTTGTCACACCAGGGCAGTGTCATGATACGTATCGTTTGGGCAAGACGTTACGCAAAAGAGGGCTAAATAGTGCAGAGCTTCTCGACAATCTTAAAGATATTGAAGCAGCAGTAAACCACCAAATAGCACAATGGCTAATTCTTAAAGCTGATATCAGCATGAAATGCTGTGGTGACACTTTGACAGACTCTCGTTATTGGCAATGCGATCTAGGTGAGAATAATATTGCCGAGATACCTTGTGGAGGTACACATGTACGAAACTTACGGGAATATCAGCAGATTCAAGTGACTTTAACCCAAGTAGACGAACAAAATATTGAAATGCTCACACACGTAACTTTCACTTAG